In Neofelis nebulosa isolate mNeoNeb1 chromosome 7, mNeoNeb1.pri, whole genome shotgun sequence, the following proteins share a genomic window:
- the RMDN3 gene encoding regulator of microtubule dynamics protein 3 isoform X1, protein MSRLGVLGGAQAGLGLLLGTAAGLGFLCALYSQRWKRTQRHGHSQSLPNSLDYTQTSEPGRQVRPLRAVPGEAGDGAVLPSLPREGQEEVLDRLDFVLSSLAALRREVEELRSSLQGLAGHIVGEVRSHMEESQRVARRRRFPFARERSDSTGSSSVYFTATSGATFTDAESEGGYTTANAESDYEHDSDRESDDGEDEVSCETVKMGRKDSLDLEVEVEVASGPAARALEAGGSPGLEDVLPLLQQADELHQGNEQGKREGFQLLLNNKLAYGNRQDFLWRLARAYSDMCELTEEVSEKKSYALNGKEEAEAALEKGDANAECHQWYAVLCGQLAEHESIQRRIQSGFSFKEHVDKAIALQPENPMAHFLLGRWCYQVSHLSWLEKKTATALFESPLSATVQDALQSFLKAEELQPGFSKAGRVYISKCYRELGKNSEARQWMKLALELPDVTNEDSAFQNDLEELEVILRE, encoded by the exons ATGTCTAGACTGGGGGTCTTGGGCGGCGCCCAGGCCGGGTTGGGACTGTTGCTGGGCACCGCCGCGGGCCTTGGATTCCTGTGTGCCCTTTACAGCCAGAGGTGGAAACGGACCCAGCGCCACGGCCACAGCCAGAGCCTACCTAACTCCCTGGACTACACACAGACCTCAGAGCCCGGACGCCAGG TGAGGCCTTTGCGGGCAGTCCCAGGCGAGGCTGGAGATGGTGCAGTGCTGCCCAGCCTTCCACgagaagggcaggaggaggtGCTGGACCGCCTGGACTTTGTGCTCAGCAGCCTGGCGGCCCTGCGGCGGGAGGTGGAGGAGCTGAGGAGCAGCCTGCAGGGGCTTGCCGGGCATATTGTTGGGGAGGTCCG ATCCCACATGGAAGAGAGCCAGAGAGTGGCTCGGCGGCGGAGATTCCCTTTTGCCCGAGAGAGGAGTGACTCTACTGGCTCCAGCTCTGTCTACTTCACGGCCACCTCAGGAGCCACGTTCACAGATGCTGAGAGTGAAGGCGG GTATACAACGGCCAACGCTGAGTCAGACTACGAGCATGACTCTGACAGGGAAAGTGATGACGGGGAAGACGAAGTGAGCTGTGAGACTGtgaagatgggaagaaaggatTCTCTGGacctggaggtggaggtggaggtggctTCAGGCCCAGCGGCCAgagccctggaggctggaggctccCCTGGCCTGGAGGATGTGCTGCCCCTCCTGCAGCAGGCCGATGAGTTACACCAGGGCAATGAGCAGGGCAAGCGGGAGGGTTTCCAGCTGCTGCTCAACAACAAGCTGGCG TATGGAAATCGGCAGGACTTTCTCTGGCGTCTGGCCCGGGCCTACAGTGACATGTGTGAGCTCACTGAGGAGGTGAGCGAGAAAAAGTCATATGCCCTAAATG GAAAAGAAGAGGCAGAGGCTGCTCTGGAGAAGGGGGATGCGAATGCTGAATGTCACCAGTG GTATGCAGTGCTTTGTGGTCAGCTGGCTGAGCATGAGAGCATCCAGAGGCGCATCCAGAGTGGCTTTAGCTTCAAG gagCATGTGGACAAAGCCATTGCTCTCCAGCCAGAAAACCCTATGGCTCACTTTCTTCTTGGCAGGTGGTGCTACCAG GTCTCTCACCTGAGCTGGCTAGAGAAAAAAACTGCTACAGCCTTGTTCGAAAGCCCTCTCAGTGCCACTGTGCAGGATGCCCTCCAGAGCTTCCTAAAG GCTGAAGAACTACAGCCAGGATTTTCCAAAGCGGGGAGGGTATATATTTCCAAG TGCTACAGAGAACTAGGAAAAAACTCTGAAGCTAGACAGTGGATGAAGTTAGCCCTGGAGCTGCCAGATGTCACCAATGAG GATTCAGCTTTCCAGAACGACTTGGAAGAATTGGAAGTAATTTTAAGAGAATAA
- the RMDN3 gene encoding regulator of microtubule dynamics protein 3 isoform X2 — protein MSRLGVLGGAQAGLGLLLGTAAGLGFLCALYSQRWKRTQRHGHSQSLPNSLDYTQTSEPGRQVRPLRAVPGEAGDGAVLPSLPREGQEEVLDRLDFVLSSLAALRREVEELRSSLQGLAGHIVGEVRSHMEESQRVARRRRFPFARERSDSTGSSSVYFTATSGATFTDAESEGGYTTANAESDYEHDSDRESDDGEDEVSCETVKMGRKDSLDLEVEVEVASGPAARALEAGGSPGLEDVLPLLQQADELHQGNEQGKREGFQLLLNNKLAYGNRQDFLWRLARAYSDMCELTEEVSEKKSYALNGKEEAEAALEKGDANAECHQWYAVLCGQLAEHESIQRRIQSGFSFKEHVDKAIALQPENPMAHFLLGRWCYQVSHLSWLEKKTATALFESPLSATVQDALQSFLKAEELQPGFSKAGRVYISKCYRELGKNSEARQWMKLALELPDVTNEVLMF, from the exons ATGTCTAGACTGGGGGTCTTGGGCGGCGCCCAGGCCGGGTTGGGACTGTTGCTGGGCACCGCCGCGGGCCTTGGATTCCTGTGTGCCCTTTACAGCCAGAGGTGGAAACGGACCCAGCGCCACGGCCACAGCCAGAGCCTACCTAACTCCCTGGACTACACACAGACCTCAGAGCCCGGACGCCAGG TGAGGCCTTTGCGGGCAGTCCCAGGCGAGGCTGGAGATGGTGCAGTGCTGCCCAGCCTTCCACgagaagggcaggaggaggtGCTGGACCGCCTGGACTTTGTGCTCAGCAGCCTGGCGGCCCTGCGGCGGGAGGTGGAGGAGCTGAGGAGCAGCCTGCAGGGGCTTGCCGGGCATATTGTTGGGGAGGTCCG ATCCCACATGGAAGAGAGCCAGAGAGTGGCTCGGCGGCGGAGATTCCCTTTTGCCCGAGAGAGGAGTGACTCTACTGGCTCCAGCTCTGTCTACTTCACGGCCACCTCAGGAGCCACGTTCACAGATGCTGAGAGTGAAGGCGG GTATACAACGGCCAACGCTGAGTCAGACTACGAGCATGACTCTGACAGGGAAAGTGATGACGGGGAAGACGAAGTGAGCTGTGAGACTGtgaagatgggaagaaaggatTCTCTGGacctggaggtggaggtggaggtggctTCAGGCCCAGCGGCCAgagccctggaggctggaggctccCCTGGCCTGGAGGATGTGCTGCCCCTCCTGCAGCAGGCCGATGAGTTACACCAGGGCAATGAGCAGGGCAAGCGGGAGGGTTTCCAGCTGCTGCTCAACAACAAGCTGGCG TATGGAAATCGGCAGGACTTTCTCTGGCGTCTGGCCCGGGCCTACAGTGACATGTGTGAGCTCACTGAGGAGGTGAGCGAGAAAAAGTCATATGCCCTAAATG GAAAAGAAGAGGCAGAGGCTGCTCTGGAGAAGGGGGATGCGAATGCTGAATGTCACCAGTG GTATGCAGTGCTTTGTGGTCAGCTGGCTGAGCATGAGAGCATCCAGAGGCGCATCCAGAGTGGCTTTAGCTTCAAG gagCATGTGGACAAAGCCATTGCTCTCCAGCCAGAAAACCCTATGGCTCACTTTCTTCTTGGCAGGTGGTGCTACCAG GTCTCTCACCTGAGCTGGCTAGAGAAAAAAACTGCTACAGCCTTGTTCGAAAGCCCTCTCAGTGCCACTGTGCAGGATGCCCTCCAGAGCTTCCTAAAG GCTGAAGAACTACAGCCAGGATTTTCCAAAGCGGGGAGGGTATATATTTCCAAG TGCTACAGAGAACTAGGAAAAAACTCTGAAGCTAGACAGTGGATGAAGTTAGCCCTGGAGCTGCCAGATGTCACCAATGAG GTACTGATGTTCTGA
- the RMDN3 gene encoding regulator of microtubule dynamics protein 3 isoform X3, giving the protein MEESQRVARRRRFPFARERSDSTGSSSVYFTATSGATFTDAESEGGYTTANAESDYEHDSDRESDDGEDEVSCETVKMGRKDSLDLEVEVEVASGPAARALEAGGSPGLEDVLPLLQQADELHQGNEQGKREGFQLLLNNKLAYGNRQDFLWRLARAYSDMCELTEEVSEKKSYALNGKEEAEAALEKGDANAECHQWYAVLCGQLAEHESIQRRIQSGFSFKEHVDKAIALQPENPMAHFLLGRWCYQVSHLSWLEKKTATALFESPLSATVQDALQSFLKAEELQPGFSKAGRVYISKCYRELGKNSEARQWMKLALELPDVTNEDSAFQNDLEELEVILRE; this is encoded by the exons ATGGAAGAGAGCCAGAGAGTGGCTCGGCGGCGGAGATTCCCTTTTGCCCGAGAGAGGAGTGACTCTACTGGCTCCAGCTCTGTCTACTTCACGGCCACCTCAGGAGCCACGTTCACAGATGCTGAGAGTGAAGGCGG GTATACAACGGCCAACGCTGAGTCAGACTACGAGCATGACTCTGACAGGGAAAGTGATGACGGGGAAGACGAAGTGAGCTGTGAGACTGtgaagatgggaagaaaggatTCTCTGGacctggaggtggaggtggaggtggctTCAGGCCCAGCGGCCAgagccctggaggctggaggctccCCTGGCCTGGAGGATGTGCTGCCCCTCCTGCAGCAGGCCGATGAGTTACACCAGGGCAATGAGCAGGGCAAGCGGGAGGGTTTCCAGCTGCTGCTCAACAACAAGCTGGCG TATGGAAATCGGCAGGACTTTCTCTGGCGTCTGGCCCGGGCCTACAGTGACATGTGTGAGCTCACTGAGGAGGTGAGCGAGAAAAAGTCATATGCCCTAAATG GAAAAGAAGAGGCAGAGGCTGCTCTGGAGAAGGGGGATGCGAATGCTGAATGTCACCAGTG GTATGCAGTGCTTTGTGGTCAGCTGGCTGAGCATGAGAGCATCCAGAGGCGCATCCAGAGTGGCTTTAGCTTCAAG gagCATGTGGACAAAGCCATTGCTCTCCAGCCAGAAAACCCTATGGCTCACTTTCTTCTTGGCAGGTGGTGCTACCAG GTCTCTCACCTGAGCTGGCTAGAGAAAAAAACTGCTACAGCCTTGTTCGAAAGCCCTCTCAGTGCCACTGTGCAGGATGCCCTCCAGAGCTTCCTAAAG GCTGAAGAACTACAGCCAGGATTTTCCAAAGCGGGGAGGGTATATATTTCCAAG TGCTACAGAGAACTAGGAAAAAACTCTGAAGCTAGACAGTGGATGAAGTTAGCCCTGGAGCTGCCAGATGTCACCAATGAG GATTCAGCTTTCCAGAACGACTTGGAAGAATTGGAAGTAATTTTAAGAGAATAA